A single Solidesulfovibrio sp. DNA region contains:
- a CDS encoding outer membrane homotrimeric porin, translating into MRGKRFLAALLFLAAFATEAAAATEVRMAGDARVYGVFFANRNFTGWDETGTQTEDRMTIWQRLRLRSDFVANENLKFRLGLRIDDEAWGHGYLTAANPQVAIEPYLAYLQFKWPGTDIEVTAGYQPLSVPHTEVFYDSIVLAADDGDQSSAALHLNIPVGENLSVQAAYARLLSANRTFQQTTTQVGDAFDTYQLALPVTLDGFAATPWGLLGVYGKGSDPENLFAAGLRSAASYLSESGYPYKDNQNAMWWAGLALTVEAADPVKFYFDGIYGDAAPADRERNRRRGWFFDAGVTYSGFDWMLPGVFGWVASGEDSSLGNGSERLPIITPKWGPGTSFLFDCDQEFANNSIGVDPTGTWGLAASLRDVSFIEALKSRLTVAVIAGTNSVAGLRKAVVATGGVGEYVTMGRNLAEGEWLIGVNFDNSYAITEQLSLTMQTGFASPQGLKTSIWGHRFTQQAENAFMGSLGFLYTF; encoded by the coding sequence ATGCGAGGCAAACGTTTTCTTGCCGCCCTGCTGTTTCTGGCCGCCTTCGCCACCGAGGCCGCGGCGGCGACCGAAGTCAGAATGGCCGGCGACGCCCGCGTCTACGGCGTCTTTTTCGCCAACCGCAACTTCACCGGCTGGGACGAGACCGGCACCCAGACCGAGGACCGCATGACCATCTGGCAGCGCCTGCGGCTGCGCAGCGATTTCGTCGCCAACGAGAACCTCAAGTTCCGCCTCGGCCTGCGCATCGACGACGAGGCCTGGGGCCACGGCTACCTGACCGCCGCCAACCCGCAGGTGGCCATCGAACCCTACCTGGCCTACCTGCAATTCAAATGGCCCGGCACCGACATCGAGGTCACGGCCGGCTACCAACCCCTGTCCGTGCCCCACACCGAGGTCTTCTACGACAGCATCGTGCTCGCCGCCGACGACGGCGACCAGTCGAGCGCCGCCCTGCACCTGAACATTCCCGTCGGCGAAAACCTCTCGGTCCAGGCCGCCTACGCCCGGCTGCTGTCCGCCAACCGGACCTTCCAGCAGACCACCACCCAGGTCGGCGACGCCTTCGACACCTACCAGCTGGCCCTGCCCGTGACCCTGGACGGTTTCGCGGCCACGCCTTGGGGCCTGCTCGGCGTCTACGGCAAGGGGTCCGATCCCGAAAACCTCTTCGCCGCCGGCCTGCGCTCGGCCGCGAGCTACTTAAGCGAGAGCGGCTACCCCTACAAGGACAACCAGAACGCCATGTGGTGGGCCGGCCTGGCCCTGACCGTGGAAGCGGCCGACCCGGTCAAGTTCTATTTCGACGGCATCTACGGCGACGCCGCCCCGGCCGACCGCGAGCGCAACCGCCGCCGGGGCTGGTTCTTCGACGCCGGCGTCACCTATTCCGGCTTCGACTGGATGCTGCCCGGCGTCTTCGGCTGGGTGGCCAGCGGCGAGGATTCGAGCCTTGGCAACGGCAGCGAGCGCCTGCCCATCATCACCCCCAAATGGGGCCCGGGCACGTCGTTCCTGTTCGACTGCGACCAGGAGTTCGCCAACAACAGCATCGGCGTGGACCCGACCGGCACCTGGGGCCTGGCGGCCAGCCTTCGCGACGTGAGTTTCATCGAGGCCCTCAAAAGCCGGCTGACCGTGGCCGTCATCGCCGGCACCAACAGCGTGGCCGGCCTGCGAAAGGCCGTCGTCGCCACGGGCGGCGTCGGCGAATACGTGACCATGGGCCGCAACCTGGCCGAGGGCGAATGGCTCATCGGCGTCAACTTCGACAACAGCTACGCCATCACCGAACAATTGAGCCTCACGATGCAGACCGGTTTCGCCTCGCCGCAGGGGCTCAAGACCAGCATCTGGGGCCACCGCTTCACCCAGCAGGCCGAGAACGCCTTCATGGGCTCCCTCGGCTTCCTCTACACCTTCTAA
- the feoB gene encoding ferrous iron transport protein B produces the protein MSPTLTFALAGNPNSGKTTLFNSLTGARQHVGNYPGVTVEKREGRLRAAGRDMILVDLPGMYSLTAYSADERAARSFLVEEKPSCVIDVLDAGTLERGLYLTVQLLELGAPVVLALNMMDEVRRRGCKLDAGLLARLLGVPVVETVARLGEGTDALVRQALEFAKSRRGHWRPLELSYGPDVDRALGAMAARIEADRFLTDRFPARWLALKYLEADEDVMALGRGRGPTARFLEQAAAALARHIRDTSDTYPEAVISDYRYGFIAALLRRGVLQRADSPDRIALSDAVDRVLTHAVAGPVIMLAVLFCMFQLTFLASRYPMDWLEAGFAWLGEAAGAALPDGLLRSLVVSGVIAGVGGVLGFVPLICVMFFLLSCLEDLGYTARMAYMLDRVFRAFGLHGASVMPFIISGGIPGGCAVPGVMAARTLRSPKERLATILSAPFMACGAKIPVYLLLIAAFFPEHPGLVMFAVTVASWAAALCVAKLWRATVIAGHSTPFLMELPPYRLPTLRGLAIHTGERAWQYIKKAGTIVLAISVVMWAAMTFPGLPPERLADFEADRAALAAERRALPDDVAAAAARASLDARLGALDNRQAEEALRRSLAGRLGVALEGLSRLAGFDWRVNIALFGGLAAKEVVVSTLGTAYDLGEASPEAPQALSERLAADPRFTPAVALALMAFTILYAPCFVTVAVMARETDWTWAAFAVVANTALGFAVAVAVFQIARIW, from the coding sequence ATGTCGCCAACCCTGACCTTCGCCCTGGCCGGCAACCCGAACAGCGGCAAGACGACACTTTTCAACAGCCTCACCGGCGCGCGCCAGCACGTGGGCAACTACCCCGGCGTCACCGTGGAAAAACGCGAGGGCCGCCTGCGCGCCGCCGGCCGCGACATGATCCTGGTCGACCTGCCGGGCATGTACTCGCTGACCGCCTACTCCGCCGACGAACGGGCCGCCCGAAGCTTCCTCGTCGAGGAAAAGCCCAGCTGCGTCATCGACGTCCTGGACGCCGGGACGCTGGAGCGGGGGCTGTACCTGACGGTGCAGTTGCTGGAACTGGGCGCGCCCGTGGTCCTGGCGCTCAACATGATGGACGAGGTCCGCCGCCGTGGCTGCAAGCTGGACGCGGGCCTGCTCGCCCGCCTGCTCGGGGTGCCCGTGGTCGAAACCGTGGCCCGGCTGGGCGAGGGCACGGACGCCCTGGTGCGCCAGGCCCTGGAGTTCGCCAAGTCCCGGCGTGGCCACTGGAGGCCGCTGGAACTGTCCTACGGCCCGGACGTGGACCGGGCGCTCGGGGCCATGGCCGCCCGCATCGAGGCCGACCGCTTCCTGACCGACCGCTTCCCGGCCCGCTGGCTGGCCCTCAAATACCTGGAGGCCGACGAGGACGTCATGGCCCTGGGCCGCGGGCGCGGGCCCACGGCGCGGTTCCTGGAGCAGGCCGCCGCCGCGCTGGCCCGCCACATCCGCGACACCAGCGACACCTATCCCGAGGCCGTCATCTCCGATTACCGCTACGGCTTCATCGCCGCCCTGCTGCGCCGGGGCGTGCTGCAACGCGCCGACAGCCCGGACCGCATCGCCCTCTCCGACGCCGTGGACCGGGTGCTCACCCACGCCGTGGCCGGACCGGTCATCATGCTGGCCGTGCTTTTTTGCATGTTCCAGCTGACCTTTCTGGCCAGCCGCTATCCCATGGACTGGCTGGAGGCCGGGTTCGCCTGGCTGGGCGAGGCGGCCGGGGCGGCCCTGCCCGACGGGCTGCTCAGGTCGCTGGTGGTTTCCGGGGTCATCGCCGGGGTGGGCGGGGTGCTGGGGTTCGTGCCGCTTATCTGCGTGATGTTCTTCCTGCTCTCCTGCCTGGAGGACCTGGGCTACACGGCGCGCATGGCCTACATGCTCGACCGGGTGTTCCGGGCGTTTGGCCTGCACGGCGCCTCGGTCATGCCCTTCATCATTTCCGGCGGCATTCCCGGCGGCTGCGCCGTGCCCGGGGTCATGGCCGCCCGGACCCTGCGCAGCCCCAAGGAGCGCCTGGCCACCATCTTAAGCGCCCCGTTCATGGCCTGCGGCGCGAAAATTCCCGTCTACCTGCTCCTTATCGCCGCCTTTTTCCCCGAACATCCGGGCCTGGTCATGTTCGCCGTCACCGTGGCCTCCTGGGCGGCGGCGCTGTGCGTGGCCAAGCTCTGGCGCGCCACGGTCATCGCCGGGCACTCGACCCCCTTTCTCATGGAACTGCCGCCCTACCGCCTGCCCACCCTGCGCGGCCTTGCGATCCACACCGGCGAACGGGCCTGGCAGTATATCAAGAAGGCCGGCACCATCGTGTTGGCCATTTCCGTGGTCATGTGGGCGGCCATGACCTTCCCGGGGCTGCCGCCCGAGCGCCTGGCCGATTTCGAGGCCGACCGCGCCGCCCTGGCGGCCGAACGCCGGGCTCTGCCGGACGACGTGGCGGCCGCCGCCGCGCGCGCGTCCCTGGATGCCCGGCTCGGCGCCCTGGACAACCGGCAGGCCGAGGAAGCCTTGCGCCGGTCCCTGGCCGGGCGCCTGGGTGTCGCCCTGGAAGGGCTCAGCCGTCTGGCCGGCTTCGACTGGCGCGTCAACATCGCGCTTTTCGGCGGGCTGGCCGCCAAGGAAGTGGTGGTCTCCACCCTGGGCACGGCCTACGACCTGGGCGAGGCCTCGCCCGAGGCGCCCCAGGCCCTGTCCGAGCGGCTGGCCGCCGATCCCCGCTTCACGCCGGCCGTCGCCCTGGCGCTGATGGCCTTCACCATCCTCTACGCCCCCTGTTTCGTCACCGTGGCCGTCATGGCCCGGGAGACGGATTGGACATGGGCCGCCTTCGCCGTGGTCGCCAACACGGCGCTGGGCTTTGCCGTGGCCGTGGCCGTCTTCCAGATCGCCCGGATCTGGTAG
- a CDS encoding GGDEF domain-containing protein produces MFATTSTASATDKECAAAETRPREAGKADRLAVFGVTTRMRLVLLLVFALPPGIGLYCLETGLIASPGRMLGLWLAASLVLVLPLSRLAARFVVLGDIAAINRFCAGLRRGEYHRRLPLPAQGDDEHEVLRLMRDLNWLAHGVETRETWLGALLDETKRRERHFADLSRSDALTGLFNRRRFDEALPELAAEAAASGHPLWLALIDCDAFKGVNDRFGHPAGDAVLAAMGRALLDSTRDGLDMPFRLGGDEFAVVLTRLPAEAALSVAERIRARFAAANAHGTTASLGLARLDPARDAKPYAASLTARCDAALYAAKAGGGDRVAADPQDVPPSGRARRAQAGNRC; encoded by the coding sequence ATGTTTGCCACCACAAGCACCGCCTCGGCCACGGACAAGGAATGCGCGGCCGCCGAAACCCGGCCCCGGGAGGCCGGCAAGGCGGACCGCCTCGCCGTATTCGGCGTCACGACCCGCATGCGCCTGGTGCTGTTGCTCGTTTTCGCCCTGCCGCCGGGCATCGGGCTGTACTGCCTGGAAACGGGCCTCATCGCCTCGCCGGGCCGGATGCTGGGGCTTTGGCTGGCGGCCTCCCTGGTCCTGGTCCTGCCCCTGTCCCGGCTGGCGGCCCGGTTCGTGGTCCTGGGCGACATCGCCGCCATCAACCGCTTTTGCGCCGGGCTTCGCCGGGGCGAATACCACCGCCGTCTGCCCCTGCCCGCCCAGGGCGACGACGAGCACGAGGTGCTGCGCCTGATGCGCGACCTCAACTGGCTGGCCCACGGCGTGGAGACCCGCGAAACGTGGCTGGGTGCCCTTCTCGACGAGACCAAGCGCCGCGAGCGCCATTTCGCCGACCTCTCGCGCTCCGACGCCCTCACCGGCCTTTTCAACCGCCGCCGCTTCGACGAGGCCCTGCCGGAGCTTGCCGCCGAAGCCGCCGCCTCCGGCCATCCGCTGTGGCTGGCGCTCATCGATTGCGACGCCTTCAAGGGCGTAAACGACCGGTTCGGCCATCCGGCCGGGGACGCCGTCCTGGCCGCCATGGGCCGCGCGCTCCTCGACTCCACCCGCGACGGCCTGGACATGCCCTTCCGGCTCGGCGGCGACGAATTCGCCGTCGTCCTCACCCGCCTGCCGGCGGAGGCGGCCCTGTCCGTGGCCGAACGCATCCGGGCCCGCTTCGCGGCGGCCAACGCCCACGGCACCACGGCCAGCCTCGGCCTGGCCAGGCTCGACCCGGCCCGCGACGCCAAGCCCTACGCCGCGTCCCTCACCGCGCGTTGCGACGCCGCGCTGTATGCGGCCAAGGCCGGCGGCGGCGACCGCGTGGCCGCCGACCCCCAGGACGTCCCCCCCTCCGGCAGGGCGCGGCGCGCCCAGGCCGGTAACCGCTGCTAA
- a CDS encoding HD-GYP domain-containing protein, with the protein MSVLKIPFPESALQAAVFSAATDGHHTLLAQVHELAAALGRAIDAKDSHTMAHSEEVAEVAKVLAAGLRLPPAHVQAVHVAGHLHDIGKIGVPDAVLGKPGRLTPEEWRCMQSHPATGADILAPLSCLSAMGVVAMVRAHHERFDGKGYPNGLAGTAIPLGARIIAVADSLSAMLQRRPYRPAMDFEAARREIVACAGSQFDPAVVAVFLAHEDRLRLLATTLRDAGPERSPSFS; encoded by the coding sequence ATGTCCGTGCTCAAAATTCCCTTTCCCGAAAGCGCGCTCCAGGCCGCTGTCTTTTCCGCCGCCACGGACGGTCACCACACCCTCCTCGCCCAGGTGCACGAACTGGCCGCCGCCCTGGGCCGGGCCATCGACGCCAAGGACAGCCACACCATGGCCCACTCCGAGGAGGTGGCGGAGGTGGCCAAGGTGCTGGCCGCCGGCTTGCGCCTGCCCCCGGCGCACGTCCAGGCCGTGCACGTGGCCGGCCACCTCCACGACATCGGCAAGATCGGCGTGCCCGATGCCGTGCTCGGCAAGCCCGGCCGGCTCACTCCCGAGGAATGGCGATGCATGCAGTCCCACCCGGCAACCGGCGCCGACATCCTGGCCCCGCTGTCCTGCCTGTCGGCCATGGGCGTGGTGGCCATGGTGCGGGCCCACCACGAACGCTTCGACGGCAAGGGCTACCCGAACGGCCTGGCCGGGACGGCCATCCCGCTGGGGGCGCGCATCATCGCCGTGGCCGACAGCCTGTCGGCCATGCTCCAGCGCCGCCCCTACCGGCCGGCCATGGATTTCGAGGCAGCCCGGCGCGAAATCGTCGCCTGCGCCGGCAGCCAGTTCGATCCGGCCGTGGTCGCGGTTTTCCTGGCCCATGAAGACCGGCTGCGCCTCCTGGCCACGACGTTGCGCGACGCCGGCCCCGAACGAAGCCCGTCTTTTTCATGA
- the cydB gene encoding cytochrome d ubiquinol oxidase subunit II: MDLGTTWFILWGVLWAIYFVLDGFDFGIGMIRPVVSKSDTDTRIMYNAMGPFWDGNEVWLITAGGVTFAAFPKTYAVMFSSLYTPLMLLLFSLILRGVTLEFRSKVDSAGWRKLWDTCNFLGSFLPALLLGVAFANIFKGVPIDQDGILQGNLLTLLNPYGLAGGLLFVALFAHHGALWLAFKSEGDLRDRAMGLAGKLWPVVAALVVLFLAMSWGMTPLFTNYLVHPILFAILLVPVAGLLLTCKYRRAGRALAAWVGSALLIGGAALFGVVGIFPALLPSSLNPAYSMTIENSASTPLTLSIMLGVALVFVPIVIIYQFWAFHTFRHPVTQDDLDYDEAY, from the coding sequence ATGGATCTCGGAACCACCTGGTTTATCCTTTGGGGAGTACTCTGGGCGATCTATTTCGTCCTGGACGGATTCGACTTCGGCATCGGCATGATCCGTCCCGTCGTCTCCAAAAGCGACACCGACACCCGCATCATGTACAACGCCATGGGGCCCTTCTGGGACGGCAACGAAGTCTGGCTCATCACGGCCGGCGGCGTGACCTTCGCCGCCTTCCCCAAAACCTACGCCGTCATGTTCTCCTCCCTCTATACGCCGCTGATGCTCCTGCTTTTCTCGCTGATCCTGCGCGGCGTCACCCTGGAATTCCGCTCCAAGGTCGACAGCGCCGGCTGGCGCAAGCTGTGGGACACCTGCAACTTCCTGGGCAGCTTTTTGCCGGCCCTGCTGCTGGGCGTTGCCTTCGCCAACATCTTCAAGGGCGTGCCCATCGACCAGGACGGCATCCTCCAGGGCAACCTCCTCACCCTGCTCAACCCCTACGGCCTGGCCGGGGGCCTGCTCTTCGTGGCTCTTTTCGCCCATCACGGCGCGCTGTGGCTGGCGTTCAAGTCCGAGGGCGACCTGCGCGACCGGGCCATGGGCCTGGCCGGCAAGCTGTGGCCGGTGGTGGCCGCGCTGGTGGTGCTGTTTTTGGCCATGTCCTGGGGCATGACGCCGCTTTTCACCAACTACCTGGTTCATCCGATCCTTTTCGCCATCCTGCTCGTGCCCGTGGCCGGACTGCTACTCACCTGCAAGTACCGCCGCGCCGGCCGCGCCCTGGCCGCCTGGGTCGGCTCGGCCCTGCTCATCGGCGGCGCCGCCCTGTTCGGCGTGGTCGGCATCTTCCCGGCCCTGTTGCCGTCGAGCCTCAACCCGGCCTATTCCATGACCATCGAGAACTCCGCCTCCACGCCGCTGACCCTGTCCATCATGCTCGGCGTGGCCCTCGTCTTCGTGCCCATCGTCATCATCTACCAGTTCTGGGCCTTCCACACCTTCCGCCATCCGGTGACCCAGGACGACCTGGATTACGACGAGGCCTACTAG
- a CDS encoding cytochrome ubiquinol oxidase subunit I — protein sequence MDVLMLSRLQFAFATFIHFIFVPLTLGMSFIVAVMETKYVRTGDETYKRMAKFWGKLFLINFALGVVTGLTLEFQFGTNWSRYSAFVGDIFGSLLAIEATAAFFLESTFVAVWVFGWNKLSPKAHAACIWIVAFAANLSALWIILANGFMQHPVGYVIQNGRAELSSFLDVLTNGYAWNEYFHTVTGSWALAGFFVVGVSAVHLLRKSDIDFFTKSFRVGAAFALIFTILVALVGHRQGNIVAELQPAKLAAMESHWTTQKNAPMYLLAVPDPAKEGNSIEIGRIPSMLSLMAFNDPSATVKGLKDFPAEDRPPVALTFGAFRLMVGLGTLMLVLAVLAFIARHKPAESSPRLLKILVWAIPLPYIALQAGWAVAEVGRQPWIVYGLMRTKDAVSPLAVEQVAISLAAFFVVYILLAALDIFLLAKYARKTPA from the coding sequence ATGGACGTATTGATGCTTTCCCGGTTGCAGTTCGCCTTCGCCACATTCATTCACTTCATCTTCGTGCCGCTCACGCTGGGAATGTCCTTCATCGTGGCGGTCATGGAGACGAAGTACGTGCGCACGGGCGACGAAACGTACAAACGGATGGCCAAGTTCTGGGGCAAACTGTTTCTCATCAACTTCGCCCTGGGCGTGGTGACCGGACTCACCCTGGAATTCCAGTTCGGCACCAACTGGTCGCGCTATTCGGCCTTCGTCGGCGACATTTTCGGCTCGCTTCTGGCCATCGAGGCCACGGCCGCCTTCTTCCTGGAATCGACCTTCGTCGCCGTGTGGGTGTTCGGCTGGAACAAGCTCTCGCCCAAGGCCCACGCCGCCTGCATCTGGATCGTGGCCTTCGCCGCCAACCTGTCGGCCCTGTGGATCATCCTGGCCAACGGCTTCATGCAGCACCCGGTGGGCTACGTGATCCAAAACGGCCGGGCGGAGCTTTCGAGCTTCCTTGACGTGCTCACCAACGGCTACGCCTGGAACGAATATTTCCACACCGTGACCGGCTCCTGGGCCCTGGCCGGCTTCTTCGTGGTCGGCGTGTCGGCCGTGCACCTGCTGCGCAAGAGCGATATCGACTTTTTCACCAAGTCCTTCCGCGTGGGCGCCGCCTTTGCCCTGATCTTCACCATCCTCGTGGCCCTCGTCGGCCACCGCCAGGGCAACATCGTGGCCGAGCTCCAGCCGGCCAAGCTGGCGGCCATGGAATCCCACTGGACGACCCAGAAAAACGCCCCCATGTACCTCCTGGCCGTGCCCGACCCGGCCAAGGAAGGCAACAGCATCGAAATCGGCCGCATTCCGAGCATGTTAAGCCTCATGGCCTTCAACGACCCCTCGGCCACGGTCAAGGGCCTCAAGGACTTCCCGGCCGAGGACCGCCCGCCCGTGGCCCTGACCTTCGGCGCTTTCCGCCTGATGGTGGGCCTCGGCACGCTCATGCTCGTGCTGGCCGTGCTGGCCTTCATCGCCCGCCACAAGCCCGCGGAGAGCTCGCCCAGGCTGCTCAAGATCCTCGTGTGGGCCATCCCCCTGCCCTACATCGCCCTGCAGGCCGGCTGGGCCGTGGCCGAGGTCGGCCGCCAGCCCTGGATCGTCTACGGCCTCATGCGCACCAAGGACGCCGTCTCGCCCCTGGCCGTGGAGCAGGTGGCCATCAGCCTGGCCGCCTTCTTCGTGGTCTACATCCTGCTCGCGGCCCTGGACATCTTCCTTCTGGCCAAATACGCCCGCAAGACACCGGCCTAG
- a CDS encoding Rrf2 family transcriptional regulator — MRLTRAGEYAIRCLLYLSQHRDRPTISRKEIAEAMDIPAQFLGKVAQQLARAGLIAIRQGAYGGYELVAAPEEITLLAVVEAIDGEIFLNDCIHRPDSCDRQGYCSVHLVWEKARRQLRDTLAGTTLARLVEEESQGCANRSPGP; from the coding sequence ATGCGATTGACCCGTGCCGGCGAATACGCCATCCGCTGCCTGCTCTACCTGTCCCAGCACCGGGACCGGCCGACCATCTCCCGCAAGGAAATCGCCGAGGCCATGGACATCCCGGCCCAGTTCCTGGGCAAGGTGGCGCAGCAGCTGGCCAGGGCCGGGCTCATCGCCATCCGCCAGGGGGCCTACGGCGGCTACGAACTGGTGGCCGCGCCGGAGGAGATCACGCTGCTGGCCGTGGTCGAGGCCATCGACGGGGAAATCTTTTTGAACGACTGCATCCACCGGCCCGACTCCTGCGACCGGCAGGGGTACTGCTCGGTGCACCTGGTGTGGGAGAAAGCCCGCCGGCAACTGCGGGACACCCTGGCCGGCACCACGCTGGCCAGGCTGGTCGAGGAGGAGTCGCAAGGCTGCGCGAATCGGTCGCCCGGACCGTGA
- the nudC gene encoding NAD(+) diphosphatase, which yields MAYPETVNLAFNRAVIEPDFAFSTPDRDVPAAPGYWLVLRENDLIARAAPAGGGLELPYGQGPLAGPYAVPPVFVGTWRGRPLRAARLSPEAAVAPGLVAVPAGYRYAGLDEKLLTLAGIARQVLHWRDRSRICPACGGAPREIPGTFGARCPACAREYYPRLHPAVIVLIRRGEEYLLVRKPGWPAGQYGMVAGFVEFAESLEECVVREVAEETGLAVDDIRYVGSQNWPFPSQLMAGFTAGFAGGELRVDTTELEAAAWFSAKNPPLVLPPASSIARRLMDLHAPDMVAAALARK from the coding sequence ATGGCCTATCCCGAAACCGTCAACCTCGCCTTCAACCGGGCCGTCATCGAGCCCGATTTCGCCTTTTCCACCCCGGACAGGGACGTGCCGGCGGCCCCCGGCTACTGGCTCGTCCTGCGGGAAAACGACCTGATCGCCCGGGCGGCCCCGGCCGGCGGCGGCCTGGAGCTGCCCTACGGCCAAGGCCCCCTGGCCGGTCCCTACGCCGTGCCCCCGGTGTTCGTGGGCACCTGGCGCGGCCGCCCCCTGCGCGCCGCCCGCCTTTCGCCCGAGGCCGCCGTGGCCCCGGGGCTTGTGGCCGTACCCGCCGGCTACCGCTACGCCGGGCTCGACGAGAAGCTGCTCACCCTGGCCGGCATCGCCCGCCAGGTCCTGCACTGGCGCGACCGCAGCCGCATCTGCCCGGCCTGCGGCGGCGCCCCGCGCGAGATTCCCGGCACCTTCGGCGCCCGCTGCCCGGCCTGCGCCCGGGAATACTACCCGCGCCTGCACCCGGCCGTCATCGTGCTCATCCGCCGGGGCGAGGAGTACCTGCTGGTGCGCAAGCCCGGCTGGCCGGCCGGCCAGTACGGCATGGTGGCCGGCTTCGTGGAATTCGCCGAATCCCTGGAGGAATGCGTCGTACGCGAGGTCGCCGAGGAAACGGGCCTGGCCGTGGACGACATCCGCTACGTCGGCAGCCAGAACTGGCCCTTCCCCAGCCAGCTCATGGCCGGCTTCACCGCCGGCTTTGCCGGCGGCGAACTGCGGGTCGACACCACCGAACTGGAGGCGGCGGCCTGGTTTTCGGCGAAAAACCCGCCGCTGGTGCTGCCCCCGGCCTCGAGCATCGCCCGGCGGCTCATGGACCTGCACGCCCCGGACATGGTCGCCGCCGCCCTGGCCCGGAAATAA
- a CDS encoding DUF4147 domain-containing protein encodes MRDPVADAEAIFRAGLARVDPLAMMGRVLSLTGDTLRVTTETECHTYDLSRYRHIYVLGAGKASARMALGLERLLGGRITSGLVAVKEGYRETLSRIRLLEAAHPVPDARSAAAAREVLGLAAAAGRDDLVIVLVSGGASAILAAPLAAPEHPLTLADKQQTTRVLLACGATIQDINCVRKKLSAVKGGRLAAAIAPAACLGLLLSDVVGDDLDVIGSGPTVPDPTTGADALAVLSRYGVAETIAPQALAVLEGVAAGRLPDTPKPGDPVFADTRTVLVGTNFQALLAARDKAAGLGYATVVLTSHLTGEAREMARLFLGMARDIAEYGVPLPRPACVIAGGETTVTIRGTGKGGRNQEMALAYLAGLGRDPKNAEEAVFLAASTDGSDGPTDATGAFASLAILRQAAGLGLSVDAYLADNDAYHYFEAVGRLLKTGPTNTNVCDIKVLLVP; translated from the coding sequence ATGCGCGACCCCGTTGCCGACGCCGAGGCGATTTTCCGGGCAGGCCTTGCCCGGGTCGATCCCCTGGCCATGATGGGCCGGGTGCTGTCCCTGACCGGGGACACGTTGCGGGTGACGACCGAAACCGAGTGCCATACGTACGATCTTTCGCGTTACCGGCACATTTACGTGCTCGGCGCGGGCAAGGCCTCGGCCCGCATGGCGCTTGGGCTCGAGCGCCTGCTTGGCGGGCGCATCACGAGCGGCCTGGTGGCGGTCAAGGAAGGCTACCGGGAAACGCTTTCCCGCATCCGCCTCCTGGAGGCGGCCCATCCCGTGCCCGACGCGCGCAGCGCCGCGGCGGCACGGGAGGTGCTCGGGCTCGCCGCCGCGGCCGGCCGGGACGACCTGGTCATCGTGCTGGTCTCGGGCGGCGCCTCGGCCATCCTGGCCGCGCCGCTTGCGGCCCCGGAGCATCCCCTGACCCTGGCCGACAAGCAGCAGACCACCCGGGTGCTGCTGGCCTGCGGGGCGACCATCCAGGACATCAACTGCGTGCGCAAGAAGCTCTCGGCGGTCAAGGGCGGCCGGCTGGCGGCGGCCATCGCCCCGGCGGCCTGCCTGGGGCTCTTGCTGTCCGACGTGGTGGGCGACGACCTCGACGTCATCGGCAGCGGCCCCACCGTGCCCGACCCGACCACCGGCGCCGACGCCCTGGCCGTGCTGTCGCGTTACGGCGTGGCCGAGACCATCGCCCCGCAAGCCCTGGCCGTGCTCGAAGGCGTGGCCGCCGGCCGCCTGCCCGACACGCCCAAGCCCGGCGACCCGGTCTTCGCCGACACCCGCACCGTGCTCGTGGGCACCAATTTCCAGGCCCTGCTGGCCGCCCGGGACAAGGCGGCCGGGCTCGGCTACGCCACGGTGGTGCTGACCTCGCATTTAACCGGCGAGGCCCGGGAGATGGCCCGCCTTTTTCTGGGCATGGCCCGGGACATCGCCGAATACGGCGTGCCCCTGCCGCGCCCGGCCTGCGTCATCGCCGGCGGCGAAACCACCGTGACCATCCGGGGAACGGGCAAGGGCGGGCGCAACCAGGAGATGGCCCTGGCCTACCTGGCCGGGCTTGGCCGCGACCCGAAAAACGCCGAGGAGGCCGTGTTCCTGGCCGCCTCCACCGACGGCTCCGACGGCCCCACCGACGCCACCGGCGCCTTCGCCTCCCTGGCCATCCTGCGCCAGGCGGCCGGCCTGGGGCTTTCCGTGGACGCCTATCTGGCCGACAACGACGCCTACCATTATTTCGAGGCCGTGGGCCGGCTGCTCAAGACCGGCCCCACCAACACCAACGTCTGCGACATCAAGGTGCTGCTGGTGCCCTGA
- a CDS encoding response regulator, with amino-acid sequence MAKRIMTVDDSASVRQMVAFTLKKEGYDVIEASDGKDALSKLAGTVDMIITDLNMPNLDGIGLIKAVRAQAAYKFIPIVMLTTESQAGKKADGKAAGATGWIVKPFTPDQLVAVVKKVLR; translated from the coding sequence ATGGCTAAACGCATCATGACCGTGGACGATTCGGCCAGCGTACGCCAGATGGTGGCGTTCACACTCAAAAAGGAAGGGTACGACGTCATCGAGGCGTCCGACGGCAAGGACGCCCTGTCCAAGCTCGCCGGCACCGTGGACATGATCATCACCGACCTCAACATGCCCAACCTCGACGGCATCGGGCTCATCAAGGCCGTCCGAGCCCAGGCCGCCTACAAATTCATTCCCATCGTCATGCTCACCACCGAATCCCAGGCCGGCAAGAAGGCCGATGGCAAGGCGGCCGGGGCCACGGGCTGGATCGTCAAGCCCTTCACCCCGGACCAGCTCGTGGCCGTGGTGAAAAAGGTCCTGCGCTAG